Proteins encoded in a region of the Ruegeria sp. AD91A genome:
- a CDS encoding DNA-3-methyladenine glycosylase I, translating into MSNTITGPDGQQRCAWCQAAPEFFEYHDNEWGYPVGEDQRLFEKLCLESFQSGLSWRTILNKRENFRKAFCGFDFNKMAAFSDADVERLLQDAGIIRHRGKIEAVINNARCAQELVAEEGSLAAYVWRYEAKTPPPPQTASTSPESVAMTKDLKKRGWKFVGPTTVFAFMQAVGLVNDHAEGCIGRKKAAQMRRSFTKPA; encoded by the coding sequence ATGAGCAACACCATTACCGGCCCGGATGGTCAGCAAAGGTGCGCATGGTGTCAGGCCGCGCCCGAGTTCTTTGAGTATCACGACAATGAATGGGGCTACCCTGTTGGCGAAGACCAACGGTTGTTTGAAAAACTGTGCCTCGAGAGCTTTCAGTCAGGCCTCAGCTGGCGGACAATCCTGAACAAGCGCGAAAACTTCAGGAAAGCCTTCTGCGGATTTGATTTCAACAAGATGGCTGCGTTTTCTGATGCAGATGTGGAACGCCTGCTACAGGACGCCGGGATCATCCGTCATCGCGGCAAGATTGAAGCAGTGATCAACAATGCGCGTTGCGCGCAGGAGTTGGTGGCCGAGGAAGGATCTCTGGCGGCCTATGTCTGGCGTTATGAAGCTAAAACGCCGCCGCCACCGCAAACAGCATCCACATCTCCCGAGTCTGTGGCCATGACAAAGGATCTCAAGAAACGGGGGTGGAAGTTTGTTGGCCCCACAACCGTGTTTGCGTTCATGCAGGCCGTGGGGCTGGTCAATGACCACGCCGAGGGCTGCATCGGCAGAAAAAAAGCGGCACAGATGCGCCGCTCTTTCACCAAACCTGCCTGA
- a CDS encoding sulfurtransferase/chromate resistance protein, which translates to MASPNSISPKQLLRLIGTPNAPVLFDVCLNDDFDEDPYLIPASVRHPVTDLQGLKCKISGRSAVIICQKGKKLSQGVVSWLRSEGHQAEYLEGGMYAWRELTDALRVPAARIPERIGGHTLWVTRHRPKIDRIACPWLIRRFVDPDAKFLFVAPGEVESVSTAFRASPFDIENTFWSHRDDNCTFDTMLDEFELHSPALDRLATIIRAADTNRHALAPEAAGLLAVSVGLSRQYRDDHENLEAGITLYDALYRWARDGFDESHDWPTGRTP; encoded by the coding sequence ATGGCATCGCCCAACTCTATTTCCCCCAAACAACTCCTGCGTCTGATTGGTACTCCGAATGCGCCCGTTCTATTCGACGTCTGCCTGAATGACGATTTTGACGAAGATCCCTATCTGATCCCCGCGTCAGTCCGGCACCCGGTCACAGATCTTCAGGGGCTGAAATGCAAGATCTCCGGCCGCTCGGCTGTGATTATCTGTCAAAAAGGTAAGAAGCTGAGCCAGGGCGTTGTATCCTGGCTGCGCAGCGAAGGGCATCAAGCCGAATATCTGGAAGGTGGTATGTATGCTTGGCGCGAATTGACCGACGCGCTACGCGTACCCGCAGCCCGCATTCCTGAACGGATTGGTGGTCATACGCTCTGGGTCACGCGCCACCGACCAAAGATCGACAGAATCGCATGTCCCTGGCTGATACGCAGGTTTGTTGATCCCGACGCAAAATTCCTGTTTGTGGCACCCGGCGAAGTCGAAAGCGTTTCGACTGCTTTCAGGGCGTCACCTTTTGATATCGAGAACACGTTCTGGAGCCACCGGGACGACAATTGCACGTTTGACACCATGTTGGATGAATTCGAGCTTCACTCCCCTGCACTTGACCGGTTGGCCACAATAATCCGGGCAGCAGACACGAACCGACACGCGCTTGCACCCGAAGCGGCGGGATTGTTGGCGGTGTCCGTCGGGCTTTCAAGGCAGTATCGCGATGACCACGAAAACCTGGAGGCCGGGATAACCCTTTACGACGCGCTGTATCGCTGGGCTCGCGATGGGTTTGACGAAAGCCATGACTGGCCCACAGGTCGAACACCATGA
- a CDS encoding cytochrome P450, which produces MTPPKPEPRPDKVSLLRYLKLFRHDLLSAQPARLYRAWMAEFKTPFFRSFMINQPDLIQTVLKKRPDDFPKSGRISEGLRPLLGNSVFLTNGETWKRQRRIIDPAFEGGRLKDTFPAMLAAAEACVERLRPHVGGQIEFEEQTSHAAADVIFRTLFSVPIEHVIASQVFDKFRAYQREQPLLNLAAFVPLPKWLPRFHSKATKQNARDIRALIAELTGTRAKAIKDGTAPDDLATKIMTTADPETGQFFDPEEMVDQVAVFFLAGHETSASALAWTLYLMALYPEWQQKVADEAAVLDEPSFVSVSKLRISRDVFREALRLYPPVPMMVREATCPERFRNRDVPVGAQIVISPWHLHRQERLWDNPDGFDPMRWGTENGKRCQRDAYIPFSAGPRVCTGAGFAMVEGPLILSMLLRRFRFETIPGKTPVPVAHLTVRSKDGIWLRLFER; this is translated from the coding sequence ATGACCCCGCCCAAGCCAGAACCGCGCCCTGATAAGGTTTCTTTGCTGCGCTATTTGAAACTGTTCAGACATGACCTGCTGTCGGCCCAGCCAGCCCGGCTGTATCGCGCGTGGATGGCCGAATTCAAAACTCCGTTCTTCCGGTCGTTCATGATCAATCAACCGGACCTGATTCAAACGGTCCTCAAGAAGCGACCTGACGATTTCCCGAAATCTGGCAGGATCAGCGAAGGCCTGCGGCCGTTGCTTGGCAATTCGGTATTTCTGACCAATGGTGAGACTTGGAAACGACAGCGGAGGATTATCGATCCGGCGTTCGAAGGCGGGCGGTTGAAGGATACATTTCCTGCCATGCTGGCTGCTGCCGAGGCGTGCGTGGAACGGTTGCGACCTCACGTCGGCGGACAAATCGAATTTGAAGAACAGACAAGCCATGCGGCGGCGGACGTCATATTCCGCACCTTGTTTTCCGTTCCTATCGAACACGTTATTGCCAGTCAGGTGTTTGACAAGTTTCGGGCCTATCAGCGTGAGCAACCTTTGCTGAATCTCGCGGCCTTTGTTCCGTTGCCAAAGTGGCTGCCCCGGTTCCATTCCAAGGCGACGAAACAAAACGCGCGGGATATCAGGGCGCTGATTGCGGAACTCACCGGAACACGCGCAAAGGCCATCAAGGACGGAACGGCACCGGATGATCTGGCGACCAAGATCATGACAACGGCTGATCCCGAAACCGGACAGTTCTTCGACCCCGAGGAAATGGTTGATCAGGTAGCGGTCTTTTTTCTTGCCGGGCATGAAACCAGTGCGTCCGCCCTGGCCTGGACGCTGTACCTGATGGCCCTTTACCCGGAATGGCAACAGAAAGTTGCAGATGAAGCCGCTGTTCTGGATGAGCCTTCATTTGTCTCTGTTTCAAAACTCAGGATCAGCCGGGATGTGTTTCGCGAAGCGCTACGCCTTTATCCTCCGGTGCCCATGATGGTCCGCGAGGCCACGTGCCCCGAACGGTTCCGTAACAGGGATGTGCCGGTTGGCGCGCAAATCGTGATCAGCCCCTGGCATTTGCACCGTCAGGAGCGTTTGTGGGACAATCCGGACGGTTTTGATCCTATGCGTTGGGGCACGGAAAACGGCAAGCGCTGCCAGCGCGACGCCTACATTCCGTTCTCTGCGGGCCCTCGAGTGTGCACCGGGGCCGGGTTTGCAATGGTCGAAGGGCCGCTGATCCTGTCGATGCTCTTGCGCCGTTTCCGGTTCGAAACAATCCCGGGAAAAACACCTGTTCCGGTCGCACATCTGACGGTTCGATCTAAAGATGGCATATGGTTACGCCTGTTTGAGCGCTAA
- the chrA gene encoding chromate efflux transporter, translated as MTPVLTEIIKVFGRIGLLSFGGPAAQISLMHQELVERRSWLDEQTYLRALSLCMLLPGPEAMQLATYAGWRLRGVAGGLIAGSLFVLPGAVVIAVLVALYSAFGDIPLVQSAFTGIKATVIVIVLQALRNLSRKALNDREHRTIAILSFLSIFLLNLPFPAIIFAAAFWGYVTFKGPVETPTREGTSHLARSLRTIAVWLPLWLGPLVALSVTGHQLLSDLGWFFARLAVVTFGGAYAVLAYMTQTVVDQYHWISTDQMIDGLGLAETTPGPLILVTQFVAMLTGQQTGGFTLALAAGAVALWATFVPCFLWIFLAAPYLDRLAARPRLSAALHGITAAVVGVILNLSVWFALNVLFESVPEKSMGPLAIPAPQLSALDFTALSLTILAGALIFRLKLGMGTVLALMSMAGLVAHNI; from the coding sequence ATGACACCGGTACTGACAGAGATTATCAAGGTCTTCGGCAGGATCGGACTGCTGTCTTTCGGTGGACCCGCTGCACAAATTTCCTTGATGCATCAGGAGTTGGTCGAGCGTCGATCCTGGCTGGATGAACAGACGTACCTGCGCGCCCTGTCTCTGTGCATGTTGCTACCTGGTCCAGAGGCGATGCAGCTTGCGACCTATGCGGGGTGGCGTCTGCGCGGTGTTGCTGGCGGGCTGATTGCCGGCAGCTTGTTCGTGTTGCCCGGCGCGGTGGTGATCGCGGTTCTGGTCGCACTCTATTCAGCATTTGGCGATATCCCCTTGGTGCAGTCGGCCTTCACGGGCATCAAGGCAACTGTCATCGTGATCGTTTTGCAGGCGCTTCGCAATCTTTCGCGCAAGGCATTGAACGATCGCGAGCACCGGACAATCGCAATTCTGTCCTTCCTGTCCATTTTTCTGCTGAACCTCCCCTTTCCAGCGATCATTTTCGCTGCCGCTTTCTGGGGGTACGTGACGTTCAAGGGACCCGTTGAAACACCCACACGGGAAGGAACATCACATCTGGCGCGTTCGCTTCGAACGATTGCTGTCTGGTTGCCGCTGTGGCTGGGCCCGCTTGTCGCTCTGAGCGTCACAGGCCATCAACTGCTGAGCGATCTGGGGTGGTTTTTTGCCCGTCTCGCTGTCGTGACCTTTGGCGGCGCATATGCCGTGTTGGCCTATATGACCCAAACGGTTGTCGACCAGTACCACTGGATCAGCACGGATCAGATGATAGATGGGCTCGGTCTGGCGGAAACGACACCGGGTCCGCTAATTCTTGTTACACAGTTTGTCGCCATGCTGACCGGGCAACAGACTGGTGGGTTTACGTTGGCACTTGCCGCTGGCGCGGTTGCATTGTGGGCGACGTTTGTTCCCTGCTTTCTTTGGATTTTTCTTGCGGCCCCTTATCTTGATCGTTTGGCTGCACGTCCCCGCCTGTCAGCAGCCCTGCACGGAATCACCGCAGCCGTCGTCGGAGTGATTCTCAACCTTTCCGTGTGGTTCGCCCTGAATGTTCTTTTCGAATCGGTGCCTGAAAAATCAATGGGGCCATTGGCAATACCCGCGCCGCAGTTATCCGCATTGGATTTCACAGCACTAAGTCTAACTATCCTTGCTGGGGCCTTGATTTTTCGACTGAAATTAGGGATGGGAACTGTGTTGGCCCTGATGTCGATGGCCGGGCTGGTTGCACACAATATCTGA
- a CDS encoding DUF4169 family protein — MGKPVNLNRYRKEKARAVKKARADQNAVAFGQTKAEKEIVKLQQEKQKRDLDNHELDE, encoded by the coding sequence ATGGGCAAGCCGGTCAATCTGAACCGGTATCGAAAAGAAAAAGCGCGGGCCGTGAAAAAGGCCCGCGCTGACCAGAACGCGGTCGCGTTTGGACAAACGAAAGCTGAAAAAGAAATCGTGAAGCTTCAACAAGAAAAACAAAAGCGCGACCTCGACAATCATGAGCTGGACGAATGA
- a CDS encoding fructose bisphosphate aldolase, which translates to MSKAEQRAQMINGTGFIAALDQSGGSTPKALALYGVESSDYSSDEEMFGEIQKMRARIILADDFTKDKVIGAILFERTLGEEIEGRKVADYLWSVEGIVPFLKIDKGLEEQANGVQVMKPIPGLAETLAKADGVFGTKERSVIHEANADGIAAVVAQQFDVAREVTDAGMVPIVEPEVNIHSQTKAEAEEILKAEILKNLDQLAEGQEVMLKLTIPTKANLYDALADHPRVLRVVALSGGYSTEQACDLLGQNGKMIASFSRALTEGLSKQQSDAEFNAALGGNIDKIYKASV; encoded by the coding sequence ATGTCCAAAGCAGAACAGCGCGCGCAGATGATCAACGGCACGGGCTTTATCGCGGCACTGGATCAAAGCGGCGGATCAACCCCGAAAGCGCTTGCGTTGTATGGTGTCGAGTCATCTGACTACAGCTCAGACGAAGAGATGTTCGGTGAAATCCAGAAGATGCGTGCCCGCATCATTCTGGCCGACGACTTCACCAAGGACAAAGTGATTGGCGCAATCCTGTTCGAACGTACGCTGGGGGAAGAGATCGAAGGTCGCAAGGTTGCCGACTACCTGTGGTCTGTCGAAGGTATCGTGCCTTTCCTGAAGATCGACAAAGGCCTGGAAGAACAGGCAAACGGCGTCCAGGTGATGAAACCGATCCCCGGTCTGGCCGAGACCCTGGCCAAGGCCGATGGTGTGTTCGGCACCAAGGAACGCTCTGTCATTCACGAAGCGAATGCCGACGGCATCGCGGCGGTGGTTGCCCAACAGTTCGACGTTGCCCGCGAAGTCACCGATGCCGGTATGGTTCCGATCGTGGAACCCGAAGTTAACATCCATTCGCAAACCAAGGCCGAGGCAGAAGAAATCCTGAAGGCGGAAATCCTCAAAAACCTCGATCAACTGGCCGAGGGTCAGGAAGTGATGCTGAAGCTGACGATCCCGACAAAGGCAAACCTGTATGACGCGCTGGCAGACCACCCGCGGGTATTGCGAGTTGTGGCCTTGTCGGGCGGTTATTCGACGGAACAAGCCTGCGACCTGTTGGGTCAGAACGGCAAGATGATCGCATCCTTCTCGCGGGCTTTGACCGAAGGTCTGTCGAAGCAGCAGTCAGATGCCGAATTCAACGCGGCTCTGGGTGGTAACATCGACAAGATTTACAAAGCCTCGGTCTGA
- a CDS encoding DUF4345 family protein, producing MVATLNVIAALLTIGFGAFGFLAPAHTASALDLAPTNSTMGLSEMRASVGGLFVVTGIAVIWLNNPMAYFMLGIVYSGAALGRFVSVALDNPPFAKALIFGGIELALAVWLISANFNKAT from the coding sequence ATGGTCGCTACTCTGAACGTCATTGCGGCATTGCTGACCATCGGGTTCGGCGCATTCGGGTTTTTGGCCCCGGCCCATACCGCGTCGGCCCTGGATCTGGCCCCGACCAACAGCACAATGGGGTTGTCCGAGATGCGCGCCTCGGTCGGTGGTTTATTTGTTGTGACCGGGATCGCCGTTATCTGGCTGAACAACCCAATGGCCTATTTCATGCTGGGCATTGTCTATTCCGGTGCTGCACTGGGCCGGTTTGTATCGGTCGCGCTGGACAATCCACCCTTTGCCAAGGCGTTGATCTTTGGGGGAATCGAACTGGCTCTGGCGGTTTGGCTTATCTCCGCAAACTTCAACAAAGCCACCTAA
- a CDS encoding TenA family protein, which produces MQDQTRPTEVLRQGKIDQWQAATTHAFTCELSDGTLPEDKMRWYLRQDYQFVDGFVRLLASAIAHAPTLADSVPAAQFLAVITGPENTYFLRAMDALGTEPSTDPAPATRAFQDLMTEAVASGRYQNMLAVLVVAEWVYLSWASPENPPKDGLPFWFAEWITLHAGEGFESVVEYLRRQLDNVWPTLDADEQAEVTRLFHRAVELERDFFDAAYAA; this is translated from the coding sequence ATGCAGGACCAAACCCGCCCAACCGAAGTGCTGCGTCAGGGCAAAATCGACCAGTGGCAGGCCGCGACAACCCATGCCTTCACCTGCGAACTGTCTGACGGCACCCTGCCCGAGGATAAAATGCGCTGGTACCTGCGGCAGGATTATCAGTTCGTCGACGGTTTCGTGCGTCTTTTGGCCAGCGCCATCGCGCATGCACCGACCCTTGCAGACAGCGTACCGGCCGCGCAGTTTCTGGCGGTGATCACAGGCCCCGAGAACACCTATTTTCTGCGCGCGATGGACGCTTTGGGCACTGAACCCAGCACCGACCCCGCGCCGGCCACACGGGCGTTTCAGGATCTGATGACCGAAGCCGTGGCCTCTGGCCGCTATCAGAACATGCTGGCGGTACTCGTCGTAGCAGAATGGGTTTACCTGAGCTGGGCCAGCCCGGAAAACCCACCCAAAGACGGCTTGCCATTCTGGTTTGCGGAATGGATCACGCTACATGCGGGCGAAGGGTTCGAAAGCGTGGTGGAATATCTGCGGCGTCAGTTGGATAACGTCTGGCCAACGCTGGATGCGGATGAACAGGCCGAGGTTACACGGCTGTTTCATCGAGCCGTCGAGTTGGAACGTGATTTCTTTGACGCCGCTTACGCGGCCTGA
- a CDS encoding ester cyclase yields MTNSEILRTWYSEVWENGNTEAIDQFFAPETMAEGLIPEMQVGADDFRDLVMAFRHILGDIKVELPKIIENGDWVSSILHVRTFRADNGAPLEVTGQVMARFKDEKMVEAYNHFDFISFFEELGQFPSDTLPVCMTGQRLDWA; encoded by the coding sequence ATGACGAATTCAGAGATACTCAGAACGTGGTATTCCGAAGTTTGGGAAAACGGAAACACCGAAGCAATCGATCAGTTCTTCGCACCCGAAACAATGGCCGAAGGGCTGATTCCGGAAATGCAGGTCGGTGCCGACGATTTCCGGGATCTGGTCATGGCGTTCCGCCACATTCTGGGGGACATCAAGGTCGAGTTGCCCAAGATCATCGAAAACGGCGACTGGGTGTCATCCATTCTGCATGTTCGTACTTTTCGTGCCGACAATGGCGCGCCACTGGAAGTCACCGGCCAGGTCATGGCGCGGTTCAAAGACGAAAAGATGGTCGAGGCTTACAATCATTTTGATTTCATCTCGTTTTTTGAAGAACTGGGCCAGTTTCCATCAGACACCCTACCCGTGTGCATGACAGGGCAGCGCCTGGACTGGGCGTGA
- a CDS encoding SspB family protein produces MSQGIDYGNLMHTAMRGLIKTVLTEVSRTGLPGAHHFFITFDTRENGVEIADWLRERYPEEMTIVMQHWFENLEVGEAGFSITLNFGDAPEPLYVPYSAIKTFVDPSVEFGLRFESPEDEDEEDHIIEDEIEIEVEEDEVHHDAEVVSLDSFRK; encoded by the coding sequence ATGTCGCAAGGCATCGATTATGGAAACCTGATGCACACCGCCATGCGCGGCCTGATCAAAACAGTGCTGACGGAAGTTTCCCGAACCGGTCTACCCGGGGCGCATCACTTCTTCATAACTTTCGACACGCGTGAGAATGGTGTGGAAATCGCAGACTGGCTGCGTGAACGCTATCCCGAAGAAATGACCATCGTCATGCAGCATTGGTTCGAGAATCTGGAAGTCGGAGAGGCCGGCTTTTCCATCACTTTGAATTTTGGAGACGCACCAGAACCGCTGTATGTCCCCTATTCCGCAATCAAGACGTTTGTGGATCCATCGGTCGAGTTCGGCCTTCGCTTTGAAAGCCCGGAAGATGAAGACGAGGAAGATCACATCATCGAAGATGAGATCGAAATCGAAGTCGAGGAAGACGAAGTCCATCATGATGCGGAAGTCGTGTCGCTGGACAGCTTCCGGAAATAA
- the fumC gene encoding class II fumarate hydratase — translation MSLTRTESDSFGPLEVPADKYWGAQTQRSIMNFPIGWEKQPVAIVRALGVIKKACAMENKATGTLDVRIADAIIQAAGEVIEGKFDDNFPLVVWQTGSGTQSNMNANEVIANRAIEILGGVIGSKDPVHPNDHCNMGQSSNDTFPTAMHIATAMSVRDVLLPGLEKLASGLEQKAKEFKDIIKIGRTHTQDATPLTLGQEFSGYAHQVRQGIARVHAAMPGIYELAQGGTAVGTGLNTQHGWDKAVAGHMAQITDLPFVTAPNKFEALAAHDAMVFLSGALATIAGSCYKIANDIRFLGSGPRSGLGELILPENEPGSSIMPGKINPTQAEALTQVAAHVMGNNAAMTFAGSQGHFELNVYNPMMSYNLLQSIQLLGDASDSFTERMLLGIKANEPRIDKLMKESLMLVTALAPTIGYDNATTVAKTAHKNGTTLKEEAIALGFVDEATFDAVVRPEQMIGPKD, via the coding sequence ATGTCTCTAACCCGCACAGAATCCGACAGCTTTGGCCCGCTCGAGGTTCCTGCCGACAAGTATTGGGGCGCACAGACGCAGCGCTCGATCATGAATTTTCCCATCGGCTGGGAGAAGCAGCCGGTCGCCATCGTGCGCGCGCTAGGCGTGATCAAGAAAGCCTGCGCGATGGAGAACAAGGCGACCGGAACGCTGGACGTCAGGATTGCCGATGCGATCATTCAGGCCGCGGGCGAGGTGATCGAGGGCAAATTTGACGACAACTTCCCGCTGGTCGTATGGCAGACGGGTTCGGGCACCCAGTCGAACATGAATGCGAACGAGGTCATCGCCAACCGCGCTATCGAGATTCTGGGCGGCGTCATTGGCTCAAAGGACCCGGTGCACCCGAATGATCACTGCAACATGGGGCAATCGTCGAACGATACCTTCCCAACCGCCATGCATATCGCCACTGCAATGAGCGTCAGGGACGTGTTGCTTCCGGGGCTTGAGAAACTGGCGTCCGGACTCGAGCAGAAGGCCAAGGAGTTCAAAGACATCATCAAGATCGGCCGAACGCACACGCAGGACGCGACACCGCTGACACTGGGTCAGGAATTCAGTGGCTATGCCCACCAGGTTCGTCAGGGGATCGCACGCGTACACGCGGCAATGCCGGGGATTTATGAACTGGCCCAGGGCGGTACGGCCGTTGGCACCGGCCTGAACACCCAACACGGCTGGGATAAAGCCGTTGCAGGCCATATGGCACAGATCACCGACCTGCCCTTCGTGACAGCCCCGAACAAGTTCGAAGCGCTGGCCGCCCATGATGCCATGGTCTTCCTTTCGGGCGCTTTAGCGACGATAGCCGGCAGCTGCTACAAGATCGCAAACGACATTCGTTTCTTGGGCTCCGGTCCTCGTTCCGGTCTGGGTGAGCTGATCCTGCCGGAAAATGAGCCCGGGTCGTCGATCATGCCCGGCAAGATAAACCCGACGCAGGCCGAGGCACTGACTCAGGTCGCCGCGCATGTGATGGGCAACAACGCTGCGATGACATTTGCCGGGTCGCAAGGTCATTTCGAGTTGAACGTCTATAATCCGATGATGTCCTACAACCTGCTGCAATCGATCCAGTTGCTGGGTGATGCCTCCGACAGCTTTACCGAGCGGATGCTACTGGGCATCAAGGCCAATGAGCCGCGGATCGACAAGCTGATGAAGGAATCGCTGATGCTGGTCACGGCGCTTGCCCCAACCATCGGGTATGACAATGCCACCACCGTTGCGAAGACCGCTCATAAGAACGGCACCACCCTCAAGGAAGAAGCCATCGCGCTGGGCTTTGTGGATGAAGCAACCTTTGACGCCGTCGTCCGTCCCGAACAGATGATCGGCCCGAAAGACTGA
- a CDS encoding selenium-binding protein SBP56-related protein: MNQRPDPSFYPSAKLAMEGPAETLAFTLMLSPDFSQPDGLAVVNVDPSSDDFGKIVHQVIMPEKGDEFHHFGWNACSSALSPLSGHAFLERRYLIIPGIRSSRIYVIDVKNPLEAKIHKIIEPEEVFAKTGYSRPHTIHCGPEGIYVSTLGGGGPDGTDGPPGIFIMDCETFDIIGRYEIERGVQDKHYDFWWNLPRDYMVSSEWGLPPQFENGLVAEDLLSNKYGHSIHFWNLRNRTNIQTIDLGENHQMALEIRPAHDPVKQYGFCGVVVDTTNLQGAIFTWWRNDDGTFEAKKTITIDPQPADPDDLPDLLKGFSAVPPLVTDIDLSLDDKYLYVACWGTGEMHQYDVSDPMNPTLAGKVEIGGIVKKTKHPNGQTFGYGPQMVEISRDGKRVYWTNSLYSTWDDQFYPEEGGAAMVKADVGENGGLTLDPKFWVEFPKGYRSHQIRLEGGDCSTDSFCYPSV; this comes from the coding sequence ATGAATCAAAGACCGGACCCTAGCTTTTATCCATCCGCAAAACTGGCGATGGAGGGCCCCGCTGAGACACTTGCATTCACGCTGATGCTCAGCCCTGACTTTTCACAACCAGACGGACTGGCGGTTGTGAATGTTGATCCAAGCTCGGACGATTTCGGAAAGATCGTGCATCAGGTGATCATGCCCGAGAAAGGCGACGAGTTTCACCATTTCGGTTGGAACGCCTGTTCTTCGGCCCTGTCGCCGCTCAGCGGTCACGCGTTTCTGGAGCGGCGCTATTTGATCATCCCTGGCATTCGGTCCAGCCGAATTTATGTCATCGATGTCAAAAACCCGCTCGAGGCCAAGATACACAAGATCATCGAACCCGAAGAAGTCTTTGCAAAGACTGGGTATTCCCGTCCGCACACGATCCATTGCGGGCCTGAGGGCATCTATGTCAGCACCCTTGGTGGTGGCGGCCCCGACGGGACAGATGGCCCTCCGGGCATTTTCATCATGGACTGCGAGACCTTCGATATAATCGGGCGCTATGAAATCGAGCGCGGCGTGCAGGACAAGCATTATGATTTCTGGTGGAACCTGCCGCGTGACTACATGGTCAGTTCCGAATGGGGCCTGCCACCGCAATTCGAAAACGGACTCGTGGCCGAAGACCTGTTGTCCAATAAATACGGCCATAGCATCCATTTTTGGAACCTTCGAAACCGGACGAACATTCAAACCATCGATCTGGGTGAAAACCATCAGATGGCCTTGGAAATCCGCCCCGCTCATGATCCCGTAAAACAATACGGGTTCTGCGGCGTTGTCGTCGATACAACAAACCTGCAAGGTGCGATCTTCACCTGGTGGCGCAATGATGACGGCACGTTCGAAGCCAAGAAAACCATAACAATCGATCCGCAACCCGCTGATCCCGATGATCTTCCTGACCTTCTGAAGGGCTTCTCTGCTGTTCCGCCGCTGGTCACTGATATCGACCTGAGTCTGGATGACAAGTACCTCTATGTCGCTTGCTGGGGAACCGGCGAGATGCATCAATACGATGTATCCGACCCGATGAATCCAACTCTGGCAGGCAAGGTCGAGATCGGTGGAATCGTCAAAAAGACAAAGCACCCAAATGGTCAAACCTTTGGCTATGGTCCACAGATGGTCGAAATCAGCCGCGACGGCAAACGGGTCTACTGGACCAATTCTCTCTATTCCACGTGGGACGACCAGTTCTACCCCGAGGAAGGCGGTGCGGCCATGGTCAAGGCTGATGTCGGCGAGAATGGTGGTCTGACACTGGATCCGAAATTCTGGGTGGAGTTTCCCAAGGGTTATCGCAGCCACCAGATCCGGTTAGAGGGCGGAGACTGTTCAACCGACAGCTTCTGCTATCCGTCGGTCTGA
- a CDS encoding ribbon-helix-helix domain-containing protein, producing the protein MSGRPVKRSLTLKGHRTSVSLEDEFWRAFREIAHEKGKPINVLAAEIDVERDPQTGLASAIRVFVLNWFRNRD; encoded by the coding sequence ATGAGCGGCCGCCCTGTCAAACGCTCTCTGACCCTGAAAGGGCATCGAACCTCGGTTTCACTCGAGGATGAGTTCTGGAGGGCTTTTCGCGAGATCGCTCATGAAAAAGGAAAACCAATCAATGTCTTGGCGGCTGAGATTGATGTGGAACGCGACCCGCAAACCGGCCTTGCATCGGCCATACGCGTCTTTGTTCTAAACTGGTTTCGCAATCGCGATTAG